The following proteins are encoded in a genomic region of Sphingobacteriales bacterium:
- a CDS encoding phospho-sugar mutase: protein MDEKIIETARIWTKEPFDEETRRIVSNWLENDPKTLTDAFYTHLEFGTGGMRGIMAPGTNRMNVYTISMATQGLANYLNQCFAGQEIKVVIAYDCRNNNLLFASTTANVLTANGIRVFLFDGMRPTPELSFAVRYLKCQSGIVITASHNPKEYNGYKVYWDDGAQLVAHHDKNVIAEVLKIKSIAEVKTKGNPEMIEKIGKEVDEAFLSEVKKQLLNPDIAGKEKIRIVYTPLHGTGGV, encoded by the coding sequence ATGGATGAAAAAATTATTGAAACAGCCAGAATATGGACAAAAGAACCCTTTGATGAGGAAACGAGAAGAATAGTCAGCAACTGGCTTGAAAATGACCCTAAAACACTGACAGATGCCTTTTATACCCATCTGGAGTTTGGCACGGGAGGTATGCGGGGAATTATGGCACCTGGTACAAACCGTATGAACGTTTATACCATTTCGATGGCTACCCAGGGGCTGGCCAATTATCTGAATCAGTGCTTTGCAGGGCAGGAGATTAAGGTGGTTATTGCCTATGACTGTCGCAACAATAACCTCCTTTTTGCCTCTACCACGGCCAACGTCCTGACTGCCAATGGTATCAGGGTGTTTTTATTCGATGGCATGCGTCCTACACCGGAGCTTTCATTTGCAGTCAGGTATCTGAAATGTCAGAGCGGAATCGTTATCACTGCCTCTCATAATCCGAAAGAATATAATGGTTACAAGGTATATTGGGACGATGGTGCACAACTGGTAGCTCATCACGACAAAAATGTCATTGCAGAAGTGCTTAAGATTAAAAGCATTGCTGAGGTAAAAACCAAAGGAAATCCGGAAATGATTGAAAAAATCGGGAAAGAGGTAGATGAAGCCTTTCTTTCAGAAGTAAAAAAGCAGCTCCTTAACCCTGATATTGCCGGAAAAGAAAAGATCAGAATTGTTTACACTCCTTTGCATGGTACCGGTGGAGT